Proteins found in one Balnearium lithotrophicum genomic segment:
- a CDS encoding integrase core domain-containing protein has protein sequence RSPKTNAHVERFIQTVEKELWMIEGTEPTVDEMNRKLFRYLSFYNFVRPHQGLGYKTPVEKFEEYIKKLQGVHHVLNENKALTIKELNSIFVLRY, from the coding sequence AGGTCTCCCAAGACCAATGCACATGTTGAAAGGTTCATACAGACGGTGGAGAAGGAACTGTGGATGATAGAAGGGACTGAGCCGACAGTTGATGAAATGAACAGGAAACTATTTAGGTATCTAAGCTTTTACAACTTCGTTAGGCCTCATCAAGGTCTTGGTTATAAGACTCCAGTAGAGAAGTTTGAGGAATATATTAAAAAACTCCAGGGTGTCCACCATGTATTGAACGAGAACAAAGCCTTGACAATAAAGGAAT